AAAGCTGCAAAGAAGCTCTTCAGGATGTCAATTTGAGCAAAAACAGATATACAAGTCTTGTTCCATGTATTAATAACCCACTTGATTTTTCTATTGTAAAATTAGTTCCGATTTCATAATTATGACATTCTTAAGAGTAGTTCCTTTAGATACAAGGTGGTAGGTTATTTCTTTACGTCTCACTGATTATCAGTTGACCAAAACAGGGTCGTTTTGAAGTCAACCAAGGATTCTAAAACGCCGGGGAGTGATTATATTAATGCAAGTTTTCTCGAGGTATATCTTTTATGGTTTGATGTGTTAGTGAAGTTCCAAAAGGTTTGCTAATTTGCTTGAATTTAAGAAGTGCCTCTCAACAATGTAGGTTAGTTCCTGTGAAAGCAATCCACGCATCATAGCCGCACAAGGCCCACTACGACATACATGTGAGGACTTCTGGGAGATGGTAATCCAGTATCACTGCCCCTTAATTGTTATGCTGACTCAGTTGATGGTCACCAGGTACTGTGATATCTGTCTATATCTCCATGCTAAAAGATCTCGATCTCAACCAATAAATAGTTAAATGCTGTTATTTACAAAAATTGATTAATTCTTGATCTTCGTTTTTGCGTTTGATGTTCAGGTTAAGGTCTTATATGTCATCCGTCTAAGTTACATTTGATTTCTTAGTTATATGGTTTTCATTTGCGCTTCCGCTAGATATTCCATGTTCTTAATATGTCTTTGTTTCATTCATTCACATTCGATCTATAAACTTAGTACGCTGGTGAAATGCTTTAGGCAGGTGATCAAATGTCACTTTCAATCAGAAGACAGCCCTATAGAATTTGGAAAGATACATGTCACTACTAGATGGAAAAGAACAACTAATACATTGTTAGTCTTGCGCAGATTGGAGGTGACACACAGAGAGGTAACATCAGCCCCTTGTTAATACTCCAATTTTCCCTTTCTCCCCTCTCAAGAATAATCTGAATCTGGAATATGGAGATACCTTAAACACACTAGACGAGCAAATAACAGAAATAGGCGCAGTGAGCCAGTGGCTCACTGATTGGTAAGAAATGTCATGAATGGCTTTGCGTGCTTGCATGTTACTAATTGGCACTCTGAGCTGTACTCATGGTACATGGTTTTGTTCTTGGCAAGAGCCTTTGCTCGGGCCAAAACCCTGGCCTCCCTAAGAGGCCTT
This DNA window, taken from Papaver somniferum cultivar HN1 chromosome 3, ASM357369v1, whole genome shotgun sequence, encodes the following:
- the LOC113356137 gene encoding protein-tyrosine-phosphatase PTP1-like isoform X3, which translates into the protein MVVLKSTKDSKTPGSDYINASFLEVSSCESNPRIIAAQGPLRHTCEDFWEMVIQYHCPLIVMLTQLMVTRQVIKCHFQSEDSPIEFGKIHVTTRWKRTTNTLLVLRRLEVTHREVLGEQVHFVQFLILY
- the LOC113356137 gene encoding protein-tyrosine-phosphatase PTP1-like isoform X4, with product MVVLKSTKDSKTPGSDYINASFLEVSSCESNPRIIAAQGPLRHTCEDFWEMVIQYHCPLIVMLTQLMVTRQVIKCHFQSEDSPIEFGKIHVTTRWKRTTNTLLVLRRLEVTHRECRYWENRYILYNS
- the LOC113356137 gene encoding protein-tyrosine-phosphatase PTP1-like isoform X2, which gives rise to MVVLKSTKDSKTPGSDYINASFLEVSSCESNPRIIAAQGPLRHTCEDFWEMVIQYHCPLIVMLTQLMVTSAGIGRTGTFCTILNTVLRILAGNLTALDLGHTVSILRSQRMGMVETMYDMTRNNSCFAIMS
- the LOC113356137 gene encoding protein-tyrosine-phosphatase PTP1-like isoform X5, with product MVVLKSTKDSKTPGSDYINASFLEVSSCESNPRIIAAQGPLRHTCEDFWEMVIQYHCPLIVMLTQLMVTSAGIGRTGTFCTILNTVLRILAGNLTALDLGHTVSILRSQRMGMVETMVSG